A genome region from Candidatus Niyogibacteria bacterium includes the following:
- a CDS encoding PrsW family intramembrane metalloprotease, translating into MAQEIILIASSTVSAIFIGFLPAVLWLWFWLKEDPHPEPRRALAATFLAGIIVVPIALFLEKTAYYFLIKWGLADFGVFGFSLFIIWAGIEEYLKYFAAKITAFRRPSFNEPIDAPIYLITAALGFAALENVFFLFKTHLTMPELSLITGEMRFIGATLLHLVTSAIVGMSVAFSFFHPEKRSRNVFGGLMLAILLHALFNLFIIKSGENEILNIFVFVWIGAITLLFFFEKVKKIIK; encoded by the coding sequence ATGGCCCAAGAAATAATTTTAATCGCTTCATCCACCGTCTCGGCGATTTTTATCGGTTTTCTGCCGGCAGTGCTTTGGCTGTGGTTTTGGCTGAAAGAAGATCCTCATCCCGAACCGCGGCGAGCCCTGGCCGCCACTTTTTTAGCCGGCATAATCGTCGTGCCCATCGCTCTTTTTCTGGAAAAAACCGCTTATTATTTCCTTATCAAATGGGGATTGGCGGATTTCGGCGTTTTCGGTTTTTCCTTATTTATTATCTGGGCCGGAATTGAAGAATATCTTAAATATTTTGCGGCAAAAATCACAGCCTTTCGGCGGCCAAGTTTCAACGAACCCATTGACGCTCCCATTTATTTAATTACCGCCGCTTTGGGATTCGCCGCCTTGGAAAACGTCTTTTTTCTTTTTAAAACTCATCTGACGATGCCGGAACTAAGCTTAATAACGGGAGAAATGAGATTTATCGGAGCGACTTTGCTTCATCTCGTCACTTCCGCGATCGTGGGAATGAGCGTGGCTTTTTCTTTTTTTCATCCTGAAAAACGCTCCCGCAACGTGTTCGGCGGACTGATGTTGGCAATTTTATTGCACGCTTTATTTAATTTGTTTATAATAAAAAGCGGAGAGAATGAAATTTTAAATATCTTTGTTTTTGTTTGGATTGGCGCGATTACGCTTCTCTTCTTTTTTGAAAAAGTTAAAAAAATTATTAAATAA